A window of Larus michahellis unplaced genomic scaffold, bLarMic1.1 SCAFFOLD_115, whole genome shotgun sequence contains these coding sequences:
- the LOC141736756 gene encoding major vault protein-like encodes MSLCPQGEKSFFLQPGEWLQAGIQDVYVLSEDEGLLLQALQTIKDTNEEGKEVTQQAGDRWLAWGPLEYVPLAEVTVLERRWAVALADNKGIYVRDIRTGKVRVVMGQTYMLTESEELWEKELPPGVEALLAAAHGDIHGTDIGVQSSSSPDAGVPQRDCTRAITYQVPHNAAMQVYDYRERRAQYTSHQTRLLQAPSNLALNPSRDGAATASLGNLGQGLTALTAKNFCLRSHLNLPSFSLKPFPLVPWLPSLIQSPSPAFLEPL; translated from the exons atgtccctgtgtccccagggggaGAAGTCCTTCTTTCTGCAGCCGGGCGAATGGCTCCAGGCCGGCATCCAGGATGTCTACGTGCTCTCTGAGGATGAGGGGCTGCTGCTCCAAGCGCTGCAGACCATCAAGGACACCAATGAG gaggggaaggaggtgacaCAGCAGGCAGGTGACCGCTGGCTGGCCTGGGGGCCCCTCGAGTACGTGCCACTGGCTGAGGTGACCGTGCTGGAGCGCCGCTGGGCTGTGGCCCTTGCTGACAACAAGGGCATCTACGTGCGTGACATCCGCACTGGCAAG GTGCGGGTGGTGATGGGCCAGACCTACATGCTGACGGAGTCCGAGGAGCTGTGGGAGAAGGAGCTGCCCCCTGGGGTGGAGGCGCTGCTGGCCGCAGCCCATGGAGACATCCACGGCACGGACATTGGGGTCCAGTCTTCCTCCAGCCCGGATGCTGGGGTCCCCCAACGTGACTGCACCCGCGCCATCACCTACCAGGTGCCCCACAATGCTGCCATGCAGGTCTACGACTACCGGGAGCGGCGGGCACA gtacacctcccaccagaccaggctgctccaagccccgtccaacctggccttgaacccctccagggatggggcggccacagcttctctgggcaacctgggccaggggctcaccgccctcacagcaaagaatttctgcctgagatctcatctaaatctcccctctttcagtttaaaacccttccccctcgtcccatggctcccctctctgatccagagtccctccccagctttcctggagcccctttag